A DNA window from Staphylococcus warneri contains the following coding sequences:
- a CDS encoding amidohydrolase family protein: MSTKANNLLGEAVQKHPERLAGFATLPTIEPELAAQELERTVNEFGFKGAIINGHTLGDYLDHPKFEILFEKAEQLNVPIYLHPAIPPDNVIDTYYKGNFSSDVAMQFASAGWGWHIETAIHLIRIVLSGTFDKYPDLKIVTGHNGEGVLYALQRLDTLIPPQLSHLKKKVSDYLKENIYYSISGYTYAPPFMQMYEQVGADHILYFSDYPYVSMKDTLDFVDQLDISEEDKDKILYKNVQQLFNL, translated from the coding sequence CTGTCTACTAAGGCAAATAATTTACTTGGTGAAGCAGTTCAAAAGCATCCTGAAAGACTTGCTGGATTTGCAACGCTACCCACCATTGAGCCAGAATTAGCCGCACAAGAATTAGAGCGTACTGTGAATGAATTTGGATTTAAAGGCGCGATTATAAATGGGCATACGTTAGGAGACTATTTAGACCATCCTAAATTTGAAATACTCTTTGAAAAGGCTGAACAATTAAATGTACCTATCTATTTACATCCAGCCATTCCACCTGACAATGTGATTGATACGTATTACAAAGGTAATTTTTCAAGTGATGTTGCAATGCAATTTGCTTCTGCTGGATGGGGCTGGCACATCGAAACAGCTATTCACTTAATTCGCATCGTGTTGAGTGGTACATTTGATAAGTATCCCGATTTAAAAATAGTGACAGGACATAATGGGGAAGGTGTATTATACGCACTTCAAAGATTGGATACTTTAATTCCACCACAATTGTCTCATCTAAAGAAAAAAGTCAGTGATTATCTTAAAGAGAATATTTATTATTCAATTTCTGGTTATACTTATGCACCACCATTTATGCAAATGTATGAACAAGTAGGTGCTGATCATATTTTATATTTTAGTGACTATCCATATGTTTCTATGAAAGATACATTAGATTTTGTTGATCAATTAGATATCAGTGAGGAAGATAAAGATAAGATTTTATACAAAAATGTGCAGCAATTATTTAATTTATAA